One Sphingomonas endolithica DNA segment encodes these proteins:
- a CDS encoding polymorphic toxin type 46 domain-containing protein, with amino-acid sequence MTMQPAARVGDDIAHSNAGIGMLRGVLVGAAVGAVLIGATIATGGLALVAAAGAAAGMVSAGGLGGMYIGEASMGPACGKFVTGSPNVFINGRPATFTAGSTASCSKDGGSPIPLATGSSTVFINFGMAGRQTEKIGCSAQSVPQVSPNVFIGGASAQDPRVAIQPEVPAWAVTTLKVLGIAGAVAALPFAVATAGVAATLAIGAASTIGSIGLAIGGRALGEALGLSEANTRALEVGGGLVGGMLGGRAGVGAVRGQRAAVAQRFYEDQGFAQKDIPGHIKGINLDRPVSVATIPKDTPVTQYQVPGGRQGNYYAPPGTPASKLGISPEGVSRTTGAVVNKTPLTYTTTRDVQVLRSTAASVDDTWSVPGTTYRAEGGGTQYFVTDKGAFAP; translated from the coding sequence ATGACGATGCAGCCCGCGGCCCGCGTCGGCGACGATATCGCGCACAGTAACGCCGGCATCGGCATGCTGCGCGGCGTGCTCGTCGGCGCAGCGGTGGGCGCGGTGCTGATCGGCGCGACGATCGCCACTGGCGGGCTCGCGCTGGTCGCAGCGGCGGGGGCGGCAGCGGGCATGGTCTCCGCCGGCGGCCTGGGCGGCATGTATATCGGCGAAGCATCAATGGGGCCGGCGTGCGGCAAGTTCGTCACCGGCTCGCCCAACGTGTTCATCAATGGCCGCCCGGCGACCTTCACCGCGGGATCGACAGCGTCGTGCAGCAAGGATGGCGGCAGCCCGATCCCGCTCGCCACCGGCTCCTCCACCGTGTTCATCAATTTCGGCATGGCCGGGCGGCAGACCGAGAAGATCGGCTGCAGCGCGCAATCCGTGCCGCAAGTCTCCCCCAACGTGTTCATCGGTGGTGCCAGCGCGCAGGATCCCCGCGTCGCGATCCAGCCCGAAGTGCCGGCCTGGGCAGTCACGACGCTGAAGGTGCTCGGCATCGCCGGCGCGGTCGCCGCCTTGCCGTTTGCCGTCGCGACGGCGGGCGTGGCGGCGACGTTGGCGATCGGAGCGGCATCGACAATCGGCAGCATCGGCCTGGCGATCGGCGGTCGTGCTTTGGGGGAAGCGCTGGGCCTGTCGGAGGCGAATACCCGCGCGCTCGAGGTCGGCGGGGGACTGGTTGGTGGCATGCTCGGCGGCAGGGCGGGTGTCGGCGCCGTGCGCGGCCAACGTGCAGCGGTCGCACAACGCTTCTACGAGGACCAAGGATTTGCACAGAAAGACATTCCTGGCCACATAAAGGGGATCAACTTGGACCGGCCGGTGAGCGTCGCGACGATCCCGAAGGACACTCCAGTAACCCAGTATCAGGTGCCCGGTGGCCGGCAGGGCAACTATTACGCGCCGCCGGGCACGCCGGCTTCGAAGCTTGGCATTTCGCCGGAAGGCGTCTCGCGCACCACCGGCGCCGTAGTCAATAAGACGCCGCTGACCTACACGACGACACGCGATGTCCAGGTACTGCGATCCACCGCTGCATCTGTCGACGACACTTGGTCGGTCCCGGGAACCACTTATCGCGCCGAAGGTGGCGGAACGCAGTATTTTGTCACTGACAAGGGAGCATTTGCACCATGA
- a CDS encoding DUF1795 domain-containing protein has translation MATVPDITVSGRRPDGWIDKTMIIYSAPAQPGQAIAANMLIARDALGGQETFREYCNRQIDGFRTTLPQFHRETEGPGRVQDRDAFQILFTWMSGAGTLRQRVFFISAGSGVVVTFTATAALDDYAAHEAAFDRGLADLVIAPARDLQH, from the coding sequence TTGGCCACTGTTCCAGACATCACGGTCTCCGGCCGCCGCCCGGATGGCTGGATCGACAAGACCATGATCATCTATTCGGCGCCAGCACAGCCGGGCCAGGCGATAGCGGCGAACATGCTGATCGCACGCGATGCGCTGGGCGGCCAGGAAACCTTCCGCGAATATTGCAATCGCCAGATCGACGGGTTCCGCACCACCCTGCCGCAGTTCCACCGCGAGACGGAGGGGCCGGGCCGCGTACAGGATCGCGACGCGTTCCAGATCCTGTTCACCTGGATGTCCGGCGCGGGCACGCTGCGCCAGCGCGTATTCTTCATCTCTGCCGGTTCTGGCGTGGTAGTGACCTTCACGGCGACTGCTGCGCTGGACGATTACGCCGCACACGAAGCGGCGTTCGACCGAGGGCTCGCCGACCTAGTCATCGCGCCTGCGCGAGACCTGCAGCATTGA
- the dnaN gene encoding DNA polymerase III subunit beta, with translation MKATIERATLLKGLSHVQSVVERRNTIPILSNVLIEATAEGGLKLMATDLDLQINETIAAAVDQPGATTVSAHTLFDIARKLPEGSQVSLAAADGKLTIMAGRARFQLGTLPRDDFPVIAEGELPVSFELPAETLKQIIDKTRFAISTEETRYYLNGIFLHVSDDPLPVLKAAATDGHRLARVTMPRPDGAEKMPDVIIPRKCIAELRKLLDEIDGSVGVTLSPTKIRFDLGQALLTSKLIDGTFPDYSRVIPTGNDKILKIDPRSFEEGVDRVSTIATEKTRAVKMALDRDKITLSVTSPENGTAAEEVPGEYVANGFEIGFNSRYLLDILGQLDGDTIEVHLADAAAPTLIRENDKSSALYVLMPMRV, from the coding sequence ATGAAGGCGACGATCGAACGCGCAACCCTGCTGAAGGGGCTGAGCCACGTCCAGTCGGTGGTTGAGCGGCGCAATACCATTCCCATCCTCAGCAACGTGCTGATCGAGGCGACGGCCGAAGGCGGGCTGAAGCTGATGGCGACCGATCTCGATCTGCAGATCAACGAGACGATCGCGGCCGCGGTCGACCAGCCGGGTGCCACCACCGTGTCGGCACACACCCTGTTCGACATCGCGCGCAAGCTGCCCGAAGGCAGCCAGGTCAGCCTGGCCGCAGCGGACGGCAAGCTGACGATCATGGCCGGCCGCGCGCGCTTCCAGCTCGGCACGCTGCCGCGCGACGACTTCCCGGTGATCGCCGAGGGCGAATTGCCGGTGTCGTTCGAACTGCCGGCCGAGACGCTCAAGCAGATCATCGACAAGACGCGCTTCGCCATCTCGACCGAAGAGACGCGTTATTATCTGAACGGCATCTTCCTGCACGTCTCGGACGATCCGCTGCCCGTCCTGAAGGCCGCCGCGACCGACGGCCACCGCCTCGCCCGCGTGACGATGCCGCGGCCGGACGGCGCCGAAAAGATGCCCGACGTGATCATCCCGCGCAAATGCATCGCCGAGCTGCGCAAGCTGCTCGACGAGATCGACGGATCGGTCGGCGTCACGCTCTCGCCGACCAAGATCCGCTTCGATCTCGGCCAGGCATTGCTCACCTCCAAGCTGATCGACGGCACGTTCCCGGATTACAGCCGCGTCATCCCGACCGGCAACGACAAGATCCTCAAGATCGATCCGCGCAGCTTCGAGGAAGGCGTCGACCGCGTGTCGACCATCGCGACTGAAAAGACGCGCGCGGTGAAGATGGCGCTGGACCGCGACAAGATCACCCTGTCGGTCACCTCGCCCGAAAACGGCACGGCGGCAGAAGAAGTGCCCGGCGAATATGTCGCCAACGGGTTCGAGATCGGCTTCAACAGCCGCTATCTCCTCGACATTTTGGGGCAGCTGGACGGCGACACGATCGAGGTCCACCTCGCCGACGCCGCCGCCCCGACGCTGATCCGCGAGAACGACAAGAGTTCGGCGCTGTACGTCCTGATGCCGATGCGGGTGTAA
- a CDS encoding outer membrane protein, protein MRKFALTAASLLALGIAAPAFAQDVPVEAAPFTGPRVEAVAGYDHIGGENGRDGFVYGGVLGYDAQVGGVILGVEGEITDATTKGTDRGLVAAGDTFRISAGRDLYAGARLGYAISPVAMIYAKAGYTNARINSHYTLGATSVRDHEDAEGYRVGAGIEYKLGTNAYVKGEYRYSNYSNIDGADVDIDLDRHQVLAGVGFRF, encoded by the coding sequence ATGCGTAAGTTTGCTCTCACCGCCGCCAGCCTGCTGGCACTCGGCATTGCCGCACCGGCGTTCGCGCAGGACGTGCCCGTCGAAGCCGCGCCGTTCACCGGCCCCCGTGTCGAAGCCGTTGCCGGGTACGATCATATCGGCGGCGAGAATGGCCGTGACGGCTTCGTGTACGGCGGCGTGCTCGGCTATGACGCGCAGGTCGGCGGCGTGATCCTGGGTGTCGAAGGCGAAATCACCGACGCCACCACCAAGGGCACCGACCGCGGCCTCGTCGCAGCAGGCGACACCTTCCGCATCAGCGCAGGCCGCGATCTGTATGCCGGCGCCCGTCTCGGCTATGCGATCTCGCCGGTCGCGATGATCTACGCCAAGGCTGGTTACACCAACGCACGCATCAACTCGCACTACACGCTCGGCGCCACAAGCGTGCGCGACCATGAGGATGCCGAGGGTTACCGCGTCGGCGCCGGCATCGAGTACAAGCTCGGCACCAACGCCTATGTGAAGGGCGAGTATCGCTACTCGAACTACAGCAACATCGATGGCGCGGATGTCGACATCGATCTGGACCGTCACCAGGTCCTGGCGGGCGTAGGCTTCCGCTTCTAA
- a CDS encoding histidine phosphatase family protein: protein MASKAVSLPSARCGRDFIARHGETVFNAAKRLQGDAPHTPLTRAGFAQADEMGRALRIELGARPALTLWASPTGRALQTLSVIAEHLELDWHDAHTDPRLVEIGMGGWGGRYYADVVAEAGPVIDPASGLLRCAPDGEHYPAIAARVSGWLRDTASDAGDRLVIMHGISSRVMRGVMTGAASVPGFDAPALPGLPQGSVTVIEGGRERVVHRGTGHAPA, encoded by the coding sequence ATGGCTTCCAAGGCAGTATCGCTCCCCTCGGCACGGTGCGGGCGGGATTTCATCGCGCGGCACGGGGAGACCGTGTTCAACGCCGCAAAAAGGTTGCAGGGGGATGCGCCGCACACACCATTGACGCGCGCGGGCTTTGCCCAGGCCGACGAAATGGGCCGGGCGCTGCGCATCGAACTGGGGGCAAGACCGGCATTGACCCTGTGGGCATCGCCGACCGGCCGGGCATTGCAGACGCTGAGCGTGATCGCCGAGCATCTCGAACTCGACTGGCATGATGCGCACACCGATCCGCGCTTGGTCGAGATCGGCATGGGCGGCTGGGGCGGGCGTTATTATGCCGATGTCGTCGCCGAGGCGGGGCCGGTGATCGATCCCGCCAGCGGCCTGCTGCGATGCGCGCCGGACGGCGAGCACTATCCGGCGATCGCCGCGCGCGTGTCGGGCTGGTTGCGCGATACCGCGAGCGACGCGGGCGACCGGCTGGTGATCATGCACGGCATCTCCAGCCGCGTCATGCGCGGGGTGATGACCGGCGCGGCCAGCGTGCCCGGCTTCGACGCGCCGGCGCTGCCCGGGTTGCCGCAAGGATCGGTGACGGTGATCGAAGGCGGGCGCGAGCGTGTGGTCCATCGCGGCACCGGGCACGCCCCGGCATGA
- the rlmN gene encoding 23S rRNA (adenine(2503)-C(2))-methyltransferase RlmN, translating to MPNTATTLMPIPGHIDPVPVPRELKPRADGRIDLLGLTKLDLRMALETSQLEPKQAKLRAKQLWHWIYNRGVTDFSLMSDISKTMQPWLEQRFVISRPDVVEAQVSTDGTRKWLLRSDDAQDYEMVFIPDADRGTLCVSSQVGCTLNCTFCHTGTMRLVRNLTPGEIVGQVMLARDALGEWPSQPEGRMLTNIVMMGMGEPLYNFDNVRDALKIVMDGDGLGLSRRRITLSTSGVVPMMARAGEEIAVNLAVSLHGVTKEVRDELVPINRKYGIEQLLQACADYPGANNARRITFEYVMLRDKNDSDAEAHELVRLLKHYDLPAKVNLIPFNPWPGAPYDCSTPERIKSFSNIIFDAGISAPVRTPRGRDIDAACGQLKTASEKQSRADRDRQTEEKLAAIG from the coding sequence ATGCCCAACACCGCGACGACCCTGATGCCCATCCCGGGGCATATCGATCCCGTGCCCGTCCCGCGCGAATTGAAGCCCCGTGCCGATGGCCGCATCGACCTGCTCGGCCTGACCAAGCTCGATCTGCGCATGGCGCTGGAGACGTCGCAGCTGGAGCCCAAGCAGGCAAAATTGCGCGCCAAGCAATTGTGGCACTGGATCTACAATCGCGGCGTGACCGATTTCTCGCTGATGAGCGACATCAGCAAGACGATGCAGCCGTGGCTCGAGCAGCGCTTCGTGATCAGCCGGCCGGACGTGGTGGAGGCGCAGGTCTCGACCGACGGCACGCGCAAGTGGTTGCTGCGGTCGGACGACGCGCAGGATTACGAGATGGTGTTCATCCCCGATGCCGATCGCGGCACCTTGTGCGTGTCGAGCCAGGTCGGCTGCACGCTCAACTGCACCTTCTGCCATACCGGCACGATGCGGCTGGTGCGCAACCTGACGCCCGGCGAGATCGTCGGGCAGGTGATGCTGGCACGCGACGCGCTGGGCGAATGGCCGAGCCAGCCCGAAGGCCGCATGCTGACCAACATCGTGATGATGGGCATGGGCGAGCCGCTGTACAATTTCGACAATGTCCGCGACGCGCTGAAGATCGTAATGGACGGTGACGGCCTTGGCCTGTCGCGTCGGCGGATCACGCTCAGCACGTCGGGTGTCGTGCCGATGATGGCGCGCGCGGGGGAGGAGATTGCGGTCAACCTTGCCGTATCGCTGCACGGCGTCACCAAGGAAGTGCGCGACGAGCTGGTGCCGATCAACCGCAAGTACGGCATCGAGCAATTGCTGCAGGCGTGCGCCGATTATCCCGGCGCGAATAATGCGCGGCGCATCACGTTCGAATATGTGATGCTGCGCGACAAGAATGACAGCGATGCCGAGGCGCACGAGCTGGTCCGCTTGCTGAAGCATTACGACCTGCCGGCCAAGGTCAATCTGATCCCGTTCAACCCCTGGCCGGGCGCGCCGTACGACTGCTCGACGCCGGAGCGGATCAAGTCGTTCAGCAACATCATCTTCGATGCGGGTATTTCGGCGCCGGTGCGTACGCCGCGCGGGCGCGATATCGATGCGGCATGCGGGCAGTTGAAGACCGCCAGCGAAAAGCAGAGCCGCGCTGATCGAGATCGGCAAACCGAAGAAAAACTGGCGGCCATCGGCTAG
- a CDS encoding sulfite exporter TauE/SafE family protein, with translation MADISIASFAVIAAAGVVGGAMNALAGGGTFATLPALIALGLPADTANATSNVALLPGAATSAWGFRCELAPVGGIDVRVLGGITFLGGLAGSGLLVVTPTHAFDMIIPWLLLFAFVVIAFGRHAADWLHGRVTIGRRSLISAQVLLGIYGGYFGGGVGLMTTAVYGLLAGVSPRALFAPRTLMLALANAAAAIVFVWAGLIDWAACLPMLVGSVLGGWLGTRIGRRLPAGAVRAWTLLVTGATTAVFFWRAYF, from the coding sequence GTGGCCGATATCTCGATAGCTTCGTTCGCAGTGATCGCTGCCGCCGGCGTTGTCGGCGGCGCGATGAATGCGCTTGCCGGTGGCGGCACCTTCGCCACGCTGCCGGCGCTGATCGCGCTCGGTTTGCCCGCCGATACCGCCAATGCGACCTCCAATGTCGCGTTGCTGCCGGGCGCGGCGACGAGCGCCTGGGGGTTCCGGTGCGAGCTGGCGCCCGTTGGCGGCATCGACGTGCGGGTGCTCGGCGGCATCACGTTCCTCGGCGGGCTGGCGGGCAGCGGGCTGCTGGTCGTCACGCCGACGCATGCCTTCGACATGATCATCCCCTGGCTGCTGCTGTTCGCCTTCGTGGTGATCGCGTTCGGGCGCCACGCCGCCGACTGGTTGCACGGGCGCGTGACGATCGGGCGGCGCAGCCTGATCTCGGCACAGGTGTTGCTCGGCATCTATGGCGGCTATTTCGGCGGCGGCGTCGGGCTGATGACTACCGCCGTGTACGGCCTGCTGGCGGGCGTATCCCCCCGCGCGCTGTTCGCGCCGCGCACGCTGATGCTGGCGCTCGCCAATGCCGCCGCGGCGATCGTGTTCGTGTGGGCGGGGCTGATCGATTGGGCGGCGTGCCTGCCGATGCTGGTGGGATCGGTGCTCGGCGGCTGGCTGGGGACGCGGATCGGGAGGCGGTTGCCGGCAGGGGCGGTCAGGGCGTGGACCTTGCTCGTGACCGGGGCGACGACGGCGGTGTTCTTTTGGCGGGCGTATTTCTGA
- a CDS encoding flavin reductase family protein, producing the protein MSDHHFYEPVNGHGLAHDPLNAIVAPRPIGWISTLNAAGVRNLAPYSFFNLFNYRPPLIGFSSMGWKDSVANVAATGEFVWNLVTRPLAEAMNASATDLKADEFDHAGIDAAPSRLVAPPRVAASPVAFECKLTQLIRLETKEGRELDQWLVLGEAVGIHIDPALIEDGIYQTARANPISRGGGPADYFEVGELFKMGRPG; encoded by the coding sequence ATGTCCGATCATCATTTCTACGAGCCGGTGAACGGCCACGGTTTGGCGCACGATCCGCTCAACGCCATCGTCGCGCCGCGGCCGATCGGCTGGATCAGCACGCTGAACGCGGCGGGTGTGCGTAACCTGGCGCCCTATTCGTTCTTCAACCTATTCAACTATCGTCCGCCGCTGATCGGCTTTTCGTCGATGGGGTGGAAGGACAGCGTGGCCAACGTCGCGGCGACCGGCGAGTTCGTCTGGAACCTGGTCACCCGTCCGCTTGCCGAGGCGATGAACGCCAGCGCCACCGACCTCAAGGCCGACGAATTCGACCATGCCGGGATCGACGCCGCGCCCTCCCGCCTGGTCGCGCCGCCCCGCGTCGCGGCCAGCCCAGTGGCGTTCGAATGCAAGCTAACGCAACTCATTCGGCTGGAGACGAAAGAAGGCCGCGAACTCGACCAATGGCTGGTGCTTGGCGAAGCAGTCGGCATCCACATCGATCCCGCACTGATCGAGGACGGCATCTACCAAACCGCCCGCGCCAACCCGATCTCGCGCGGCGGCGGGCCGGCCGATTATTTCGAGGTCGGCGAGTTGTTCAAGATGGGTCGGCCGGGATAG
- a CDS encoding cytochrome b/b6 domain-containing protein, giving the protein MVEQSPIAAPAAPGTTIYRHALVTRLWHWVTAITMFIMIGSGIGILKAHPHLYWGRYGANFDTPWLSLDWMPPWVGTMLNVLTIPASYNLALSRRWHLFFALVFAFALLAFMIVSLINRHFQRKLRVRAGELAPRNISHDFREHLAFRFHDPADPQAYNIFQKLSYVVVIFVAFPLMIFTGLAMSPGMDAAWPWLLEVFGGRQSARSVHFIAATFLVLFIVVHLTLVILAGPWNELRSMITGRWRVPDGSLGERGL; this is encoded by the coding sequence ATGGTCGAGCAATCCCCCATCGCTGCGCCCGCCGCACCCGGAACGACGATCTACCGGCATGCGCTGGTCACGCGGCTATGGCATTGGGTGACGGCGATCACGATGTTCATCATGATCGGCAGCGGCATCGGCATCCTGAAGGCGCATCCGCATCTGTATTGGGGCCGCTACGGCGCGAATTTCGACACGCCGTGGCTGTCGCTCGACTGGATGCCGCCCTGGGTGGGTACCATGCTCAATGTCCTGACCATTCCCGCCAGCTACAATCTGGCGCTATCGCGGCGCTGGCACCTGTTCTTTGCCCTGGTGTTCGCCTTCGCCCTGCTTGCCTTCATGATCGTCAGCCTGATCAACCGGCATTTCCAGCGGAAGTTGCGCGTACGGGCCGGGGAGCTTGCCCCGCGCAATATTAGCCACGACTTTCGCGAGCATCTGGCGTTTCGCTTCCACGATCCGGCCGACCCGCAGGCCTATAACATCTTCCAGAAGCTGTCTTATGTCGTCGTCATCTTCGTGGCGTTCCCGCTGATGATCTTCACCGGGCTTGCCATGTCGCCGGGCATGGATGCCGCCTGGCCGTGGCTGCTCGAGGTGTTCGGCGGCCGGCAATCGGCGCGCTCGGTTCACTTCATCGCCGCCACGTTCCTGGTGCTGTTCATCGTCGTGCATCTGACGCTCGTCATCCTCGCCGGGCCGTGGAACGAGCTGCGCTCGATGATCACCGGGCGCTGGCGGGTGCCCGACGGTAGCCTGGGGGAGCGCGGCCTGTGA
- a CDS encoding molybdopterin-dependent oxidoreductase produces MITRRGLIGGAAASAGLLLSGCDRLAENQQFRQILFSGEKMNQGLQRALTNRDALAPEFRPDQMSPRFRTNGTANPNTPEYAAHAAARFADWRLVVQGLVTRPRALSMADIRQLPARTQITRHDCVEGWSAIGKWGGPRLSTILDAAGLSDRAHYIVFTCADLYGGANYYESIDLVDARHPQTILAWMMNDRLLDIGHGAPLRLRVERQLGYKHAKYVQRIDAVASLDGIGLGKGGYWEDNVDYDWYAGI; encoded by the coding sequence TTGATCACCAGGCGCGGATTGATCGGCGGCGCGGCGGCATCGGCCGGATTGCTGCTGTCGGGGTGCGATCGGCTGGCGGAAAACCAGCAATTCCGGCAGATCCTGTTCTCGGGGGAGAAAATGAACCAGGGGCTGCAGCGCGCACTGACCAACCGTGATGCGCTGGCGCCCGAATTCCGCCCCGACCAGATGTCGCCGCGTTTTCGCACCAACGGCACCGCCAACCCCAATACGCCTGAATATGCCGCGCACGCCGCGGCGCGTTTCGCCGATTGGCGGCTGGTCGTGCAGGGGCTCGTCACCCGCCCGCGGGCGTTGTCGATGGCGGACATCCGACAACTGCCCGCGCGCACCCAGATCACGCGGCACGATTGCGTCGAAGGGTGGAGCGCGATCGGCAAGTGGGGCGGCCCGCGCCTGTCGACGATCCTGGACGCCGCGGGGCTGAGCGACCGGGCGCACTACATCGTCTTCACCTGCGCCGATCTGTACGGCGGCGCCAACTATTACGAATCGATCGACCTGGTCGATGCGCGCCATCCGCAGACCATCCTGGCCTGGATGATGAACGACCGCCTGCTCGATATCGGGCACGGCGCGCCGCTCAGGCTCCGAGTCGAGCGGCAATTGGGCTACAAGCATGCCAAATACGTGCAGCGTATCGATGCGGTCGCCAGCCTGGACGGGATCGGCCTGGGCAAGGGCGGCTATTGGGAGGACAATGTCGATTACGATTGGTATGCCGGCATCTGA
- a CDS encoding SAM-dependent methyltransferase, with product MALIDLFLARRVLRGQLTVHHADGKTSRLGTADPAFRDVTIRFTDKGAANFIVRNPGLGAAEAYMDGRLIIEQGDIRDLVNLLSGNGPWEAGKRGLKPTRGRLAVQAVTHRLGRINMARQSKKNVAHHYDLSDRLYDLFLDADRQYSCAYYTDTANSLEQAQADKKAHIAAKLAIAPGMRVLDIGCGWGGMALYLHAKTGAEVLGVTLSEEQLKVARRRAQEAGVADKVKFELIDYRSLTGTFDRIVSVGMFEHVGPAHYGAFFRKCRDLLTPDGVMLIHTIGRMGKPGVTDDFTAKYIFPGGYNPALSEIVRGYEGLRLFPTDIEVLRLHYAYTLDAWYDRTVAAKEQIVALYDERFYRMWTFYLAGAGQAFRHGGLVNYQLQFSRSRTALPITRDYMVEGERMLAQGAPAA from the coding sequence ATGGCACTGATCGACCTGTTCCTCGCCCGCCGCGTCTTGCGCGGTCAGCTCACCGTCCACCACGCCGATGGCAAGACCAGCCGCTTAGGCACCGCAGACCCCGCCTTCCGCGATGTGACGATCCGCTTCACCGACAAGGGGGCGGCGAACTTCATCGTGCGCAATCCCGGGCTCGGCGCGGCCGAGGCCTATATGGACGGCCGCCTGATCATCGAACAGGGCGACATCCGCGACCTCGTCAACCTGCTGTCGGGCAACGGCCCATGGGAAGCGGGCAAGCGCGGGCTGAAGCCGACCCGCGGTCGGCTTGCCGTGCAAGCGGTCACGCACCGCCTGGGGCGGATCAACATGGCGCGCCAATCGAAGAAGAATGTCGCGCACCATTACGACCTCAGCGACCGGCTATACGACCTCTTCCTCGACGCCGACCGGCAATATAGCTGCGCTTATTATACGGATACTGCCAACAGCCTGGAACAGGCGCAGGCCGACAAGAAGGCGCACATCGCCGCCAAGCTGGCGATCGCGCCGGGGATGCGCGTGCTCGATATCGGCTGCGGCTGGGGCGGCATGGCGCTGTATCTGCACGCCAAGACCGGCGCCGAGGTGCTGGGCGTTACCTTGTCGGAGGAGCAGTTGAAGGTCGCGCGCCGGCGGGCGCAGGAGGCAGGCGTTGCCGACAAGGTCAAGTTCGAGCTGATCGACTATCGCTCGCTGACCGGCACGTTCGACCGCATCGTCTCGGTCGGCATGTTCGAACATGTCGGCCCGGCACATTATGGCGCCTTCTTCCGCAAGTGCCGCGACCTGCTGACGCCAGACGGCGTGATGCTGATTCACACGATCGGCCGCATGGGCAAGCCCGGCGTCACCGACGATTTCACCGCCAAGTACATCTTCCCCGGCGGCTACAACCCGGCGCTATCGGAGATCGTGCGCGGGTATGAAGGGTTGCGGCTGTTCCCGACCGATATCGAGGTGCTGCGGCTGCACTACGCCTATACGCTGGATGCCTGGTACGATCGCACGGTGGCGGCCAAGGAGCAGATCGTCGCTTTGTACGACGAACGCTTCTACCGCATGTGGACCTTCTACCTGGCGGGCGCGGGCCAGGCGTTCCGCCACGGCGGCCTGGTCAATTACCAGCTGCAATTCTCGCGCAGCCGCACCGCCTTGCCGATCACGCGCGATTACATGGTCGAGGGTGAGCGCATGCTTGCTCAAGGCGCCCCCGCCGCATAG
- a CDS encoding argininosuccinate synthase → MTDQINRVVLAYSGGLDTSVILKWLQQTYQCEVVTFTADLGQGEELEPARKKAQDAGVKPEHIFIDDLREEFVSDYVFPMMRANAMYEGLYLLGTSIARPLIAKRQIEIARMLNADAVSHGATGKGNDQVRFELGYYALAPDIKVIAPWREWDLTSRTRLIEFAEQHQIPVSKDKRGEAPFSTDANILHTSSEGLVLENPWDEVPDYVYSRTNNPEDAPDTPEYITVDFERGDGVAINGEGMSPATLLAKLNDYGRTHGIGRLDLVENRFVGMKSRGMYETPGGTIYNLAHRGIEQLTLDRGGAHLKDELAPRYAELIYNGFWFSPEREMLQAAIDHSQEKVAGTVRLKLYKGSVSVVGRKSPNSLYSEKVVTFEDDQGAYDQRDAAGFIKLQALRLRLLGRRDRD, encoded by the coding sequence ATGACAGACCAGATCAACCGTGTCGTTCTCGCCTATTCGGGTGGCCTCGACACCTCCGTGATCCTGAAATGGCTGCAGCAGACCTATCAGTGCGAGGTGGTGACCTTCACCGCCGATCTGGGGCAGGGCGAGGAACTGGAGCCCGCGCGCAAGAAGGCGCAGGACGCCGGCGTGAAGCCCGAGCACATCTTCATCGACGATTTGCGCGAGGAGTTCGTCAGCGACTACGTCTTCCCGATGATGCGCGCTAACGCGATGTACGAGGGGCTGTACCTGCTCGGCACCTCGATCGCGCGGCCGTTGATCGCCAAGCGCCAGATCGAGATCGCGCGCATGCTGAACGCCGATGCGGTGAGCCATGGCGCGACCGGCAAGGGCAACGACCAGGTCCGCTTCGAGCTCGGCTATTATGCGCTGGCACCCGACATCAAGGTGATCGCGCCGTGGCGCGAATGGGATCTGACCAGCCGGACGCGCCTGATCGAATTCGCCGAACAGCATCAGATCCCGGTCAGCAAGGACAAGCGCGGCGAGGCGCCGTTCTCGACCGACGCCAACATCCTGCATACCTCCTCCGAAGGGCTGGTGCTGGAAAATCCGTGGGACGAGGTGCCGGACTATGTCTATTCGCGCACCAACAACCCCGAAGACGCGCCCGATACGCCCGAATATATCACGGTCGATTTCGAGCGTGGCGACGGTGTGGCGATCAACGGCGAGGGGATGAGCCCGGCGACGCTCCTGGCCAAGCTCAACGATTATGGCCGCACGCACGGCATCGGCCGGCTCGACCTGGTCGAGAACCGCTTCGTCGGCATGAAATCGCGCGGGATGTATGAGACGCCCGGCGGCACGATATACAATCTCGCGCATCGCGGGATCGAGCAATTGACGCTCGACCGGGGGGGCGCGCACCTCAAGGACGAGCTTGCGCCGCGTTACGCCGAACTGATCTATAACGGCTTCTGGTTCTCGCCCGAGCGCGAGATGCTGCAGGCGGCGATCGACCACAGCCAGGAAAAGGTCGCGGGCACGGTGCGGCTGAAGCTGTACAAGGGCAGTGTCTCGGTGGTCGGGCGCAAGTCGCCGAATTCGTTGTACTCGGAAAAGGTCGTGACGTTCGAGGACGACCAGGGAGCCTATGACCAGCGCGATGCGGCAGGATTCATTAAGCTGCAGGCGCTGCGGCTCAGGTTGTTGGGGCGGCGGGACCGCGATTGA